From the genome of Neodiprion pinetum isolate iyNeoPine1 chromosome 3, iyNeoPine1.2, whole genome shotgun sequence, one region includes:
- the LOC124215640 gene encoding venom allergen 3-like, protein MCLYPQNGASSRCPNSKPVPLTYYEKMSILNKHNELRQKVARGEEPRGNPGPQPPASDMNWLRWDEELAQIAQRWADQCTINPHDTCRNVERFRVGQNVMKHWTTSSRSPSLVPFIEAWYDEVQLFDSRDVAAFRFNASWGHYSQLVWGETMFVGCGRSSYMDSGFHHTRFVCNYGPAGNVITQKVYTVGKARYLA, encoded by the exons ATGTGCCTTTATCCC CAAAACGGAGCGTCCAGTCGTTGCCCTAATTCGAAGCCAGTTCCGTTGACGTATTACGAGAAGATGTCAATCCTCAACAAGCATAACGAACTAAGACAGAAAGTTGCCAGAGGGGAAGAACCTCGTGGTAATCCTGGACCCCAGCCTCCAGCCAGCGACATGAATTGGCTG AGATGGGACGAGGAATTGGCACAGATTGCTCAACGTTGGGCTGATCAGTGCACGATAAATCCTCACGACACGTGCAGGAATGTCG AAAGATTTCGCGTCGGTCAAAACGTCATGAAGCACTGGACAACGTCTAGCAGAAGTCCGTCTCTCGTACCATTCATCGAGGCTTGGTACGACGAGGTCCAATTATTTGACAGTCGCGATGTTGCTGCGTTTAG aTTCAATGCATCATGGGGACACTACAGTCAGCTCGTTTGGGGGGAAACGATGTTCGTTGGTTGTGGAAGATCGAGTTACATGGACAGCGGATTTCACCACACTAGATTTGTCTGCAATTACGGGCCTGCTGGAAATGTCATCACTCAAAAGGTTTACACTGTTGGTAAAGCTCGGTACCTCGCTTAG